A part of Primulina eburnea isolate SZY01 chromosome 10, ASM2296580v1, whole genome shotgun sequence genomic DNA contains:
- the LOC140803682 gene encoding protein GLUTAMINE DUMPER 3-like, with protein MATIGASASSPTSPVQRSPWHSPVPYLFGGLAAMLGLIAFALLILACSYWKLSGHLENQGDGDRDLEAGEADGGEAKASSPVIEEKYLVIMAGQEKPTFLATPMSSRASSFGSKSNCSTSSGESTVISEEDYEQAAAPAGQEH; from the coding sequence ATGGCAACCATAGGGGCATCAGCGTCGTCTCCGACATCGCCGGTGCAGAGGTCTCCCTGGCATTCTCCGGTGCCGTATCTCTTCGGCGGATTGGCGGCCATGTTGGGTCTCATTGCTTTCGCTCTTCTGATTCTTGCGTGTTCCTACTGGAAACTATCTGGCCACCTCGAAAATCAGGGTGACGGTGACAGAGACCTCGAGGCTGGGGAGGCGGATGGCGGCGAAGCTAAGGCGTCATCGCCGGTTATTGAAGAGAAGTACCTGGTGATCATGGCTGGCCAAGAGAAACCCACTTTCTTGGCAACTCCCATGTCGAGTAGAGCGTCGTCTTTCGGCAGTAAAAGCAATTGCAGCACGAGCAGTGGTGAAAGTACAGTGATTTCAGAGGAAGATTATGAACAAGCAGCAGCACCAGCGGGTCAAGAACATTga